A window of Ananas comosus cultivar F153 linkage group 11, ASM154086v1, whole genome shotgun sequence genomic DNA:
ACCAGCAAAAAAGCTTCTAAAGGACATATTTATTTAAACATGTATTTTGGACTATATGAAGTCATAGATCAATGCTAAATGTTTGTACTCACTTCTTATTTAAAGCTGGTACGTCGACGGCATTCCCATTCGGGTTTTCAAGAAGGCGAACGTCTCCGAAGTCGCCTACCTGGAGAATCAACCGATGAAGATCCATGCAAGCCTATGGGACGGATCGAATTGGATCGGACCGATCGATTGGAGCAAAGCACCGTTCATCGCGCATTACCATGGCTATAGCTACACAGCGTGCGTGTGGACCGGAAGTGAAAACAGATATGGCTTAGTCACTTGTAGTAATAATGGCACGGGGAATAACTGGATGAACAAAGTGCTTAGTGAagatgagaaaaataaaatagaaatggTGCAAAAGAAGTACATGTTTTATACCTACTGCAATAAATCCACAGGGGGGAATAGAAGTGAGAGCACTATCATTGAGTGCTCAATCAACACATAATGACATGGCATGCATATGGGTTGAATAAAACAGTGCATGCATTGTGAATAACACAagaatcttattaattattatcttattaattagtGGGCCTCTTCTTTttcccttgtttttttttttctctttttcttaatattttttgggcttatataataattaaagatAGTACGTACGTAGTTTGGCCAATCCTGGTATATGTGATATATGGTTGTGTATATGTTCAAGTAAGTTTCTGGAAATCTAGAATCTGGTACTTGAGCTTTTTATGATGAAATAGAAAGAATATCGTTGTCAACTTAAAATTAAGTACATATGATCTAATGTCATCTTAGTCACGCGGCAATAGAGCAACTTTGCTGGTACACCAAGTTTTGCTCtgtttatatatgaatttttcCATGCATTGCAAACTAGATCTAAGAGAGTTTCACTTTGACACATGCTTGATAGGAGCTACGGAATCCATATATATAACAGTTTCGGTCTACAGATATTTGAGAGTTTGTCATCATTGAAGAGCCAACTTATTGCTGATTCTCGCATATTTGGAGTTGATAAAAAGAAATTCAGACGAGATCTCTAAGCTCGGATTCGCATTCATTGACTAAGAAAGTCAAACAATTACAATTTACTTGATTCATTGAATTTGTGCGGTGTAAAGTAACCAAAGTTGACCTCTTAACGTTGTTATGATCGATCACTTggaattatttaatatttgacTTCAATTCTGGGTCAAAGAAATGATCTGCCGGGATTCTCGGCATTGTGAGGTTAACCAACATCATCTGATCCTTTCAGCAGAAGCCAATCTTGTTGCGATCCAGAAGAATCACGAATCTCGAGGGGATTCACTGGATTTCTCATGTTTATTGTACAAGCACGTAACTTAACCCAATGAAATTTATCTCCCTATATGATGAGTAGTGAAAGACAAGTTAACAAAGCTGTGGGAGGAGATGCATGGGACTTGGTTTTGAAGCCAAGTTGGTGCATTTTAAATGGACTTAGCCAACAATTGCCCACATTATTGTGAGTTGCATTTGGACTCAATACTCAGAACATAGTcaccttttttctttaaaaaaaaagagccaccttttctctctcctctatatatTTTGTGTACTTATGGACTAGTATAAGTAAGGACCCACTGGAGAAACAACAAGCATAGAAAAGCACATCCTTTAGGATCATATAGAGATGGCAATTCCAGTGGTGAATCTTGCAGCTCTTGAtggggagaagaggagagaaacAATGTCTCTACTGCATGAGGCTTGCGCAAAGTGGGGCTTCTTTTGggtgagtatatatatatatataatgacatTCATAGCAATTTCTTCTATTTACTCTGTTTTACTATGTATGCtgtaatatataaatagttgACGATAAAATTGGTTGGGCGGTATTTTTCTTCAGTTTCTactacaaacaaaaaaaaagatcactTCTTTTAAAGGTACAATTTGTTATCTAATATTTGCGTGCACTACTAAACTTATGTTGTAAATTTGGCAGGTTGAGAACCATGGAATTGATGCGGCTCTGCTGGAGAGGGTGAAGAAATTTGCGAACGCGCATTACGAAGATTTCTTGAAGCAAAAATTCTACAACTCGGAGTTGGCGAAAGGCCTGGGGCCTCAGACGAATGCCGCGGAGGTCGACTGGGAGTGTACTTACTATCTTCAGCATCAGCCAGTGTGCAATATCAATGATTTTCCAGATATTACAGCCGAATTCCGGTAATAGATCTATCCCATAGGATAACCTTTTATCTCAGTAGAAGCATTCAAATGATTGATGAtcaaactaaaatattaattgttgtAACTACATACAGCCAAACAATGGACGAATACATAAAACAGCTGGTCAAGGTAGCCGAGAAGCTCGCGGAAAGCCTGAGTGAGAACCTTGGCCTGGAAATCGACTACCTAAAGAAAACATTCTCCCCGCCCTTCGTCGGGACGAAGGTCGCAATCTACCCTCAATGCCCTGAGCCCGAGTACGTCACGGGCTTCCGCGCCCACACCGATGCGGGCGGGATCATCCTCTTACTCCAAGATGACACAGTCCCGGGCCTCGAGTTCTTCAAAGACGGGGAATGGGTCCCCATAAGTCCTACGAAAGATAACAGAATTTTCGTTAACATTGGAGATCAGATAGAGGTGGTGAGTAATGGCACGTACAAAAGTATTCTGCACCGCGTGACTGCGCCTAAGGAGGGGAACCGTCTTTCGATTGCGATGTTTTACAATCCCGGGAATGGTGTGGTCATTTCGCCAGTACCGAAGCTCTTGTACCCGAGCGGATACCGGTTCCGGGAGTACCTTGAGTACTATTTCGGGACGAAGTTCTCGGATAAAGTGGCCAGGTTCCAGACCCTCAGAGAGGTGTTCAAGTGAGCTCTAAATCAAATTGGAAGCTGATGGTTATTTGATATTGCTTTTAATGTTGTGCAATAAGCTCATTCATGCTTTGGTTAATTTGTAAGTGGTTTTTGGTTAATTTGTAAGAGAAGTGGTTTTGGTCTTGTTAGAaaacttgttgttgttgttgttgttgttgttgttgctgttttTCTTTTAAGAGGTGTTTTGTTGTTGTgtgattttattaaataataccATATTTGGTTTTGTTGTTGGAAAACAAAACACATTGAATACATTTTCTTTGTCAATTTTCTATCAATAGAAAcatttaaaaaacaaagaatttaACAAAGTAAGAGCTTCGGAAAAGGATCCTTACCGAGGGATCAACAGCGTTGACTTGAACCTTATTGGTCAACAGGTTGGACCAAATGgcatcgtttttttttttttttttaaaataatagaagaaCCAAACAAGAATATATCAGAACAAaaaggagataaaaaaaaaatcagcctatattttttttttttttttttggaataattgTGAAAGATTTTACTAAAATTGCACTCAGttgaaccaaaaataaaatgacaattAACAACGTGGAATGATTCTTAAGAAGCATGGGTTTTAGATTGGAAAATTGTCACTTAATTCAAGTGGTGGAACTGGTACTCCAAAAGGATTCCTTTATTTAATGACATGTGTAGCTCCAAATAGATTCGTACTACTAATGGTTTTGGATCTTAGGAAGTACCTTTGCTCAAGTTGTCTTTATATTTAAGTCTCTAAACTCAAATACCGAGGGAACAAGTTTGCCTTAACAGCAGCTTATTTCACAACCTTATGGCACCTAAACATAGCACGAGAAGCCCATTTACAAATTTGCACCCCTGGGACTGCtatttaattatgataataATGAGAAAAATGTTTTTGGTATTATCTGATGTTAAGGGTGAATCAAGGGAAACACTGTAATGGAACTAACTTTCATTGTTTTCTATAAGAAACCACAAAATAAGACCAAAAACTCAGGgattaaaaagttttataaGGTCAGATTTCGGTCGGTTCCGTACAGATaagatctaaatttttaatcctGTAAAGATTCCAGGCCATATCGGCACGCGAGTGGAATCATACCAGAGAAATGAAAGACTATTTGTAGCCAAATCCAAACCTGAAATTTTCGATTGAGTTCTCGAGTAAAAGAATCATATCATAATAATATCTTGGTTAATGATTGAATAAATAGTACAGTCCTTTAGCAACCTGTTCCCTTCCACAAGTGTATCAAACCATCTGAAAAATGCATACAGCTCCTTTGTTGTCTCCAAATTTATGCAAATGATAATAAATCTGCCGGTCTAGTGTACATATAATAGCTTCTCCAATCAATTGTAAACTGTACTTGTTGCTTCTGACGGTTGGTGTGTCGCACTGTCCGTTAACTTCACCTCTTGCCAGAAGCTGAAGAAATTGAAAACTGCTCGGCGTATGCTTTAAATCGAAATCAGCTTTTCAGTGTGGGTGTGGTGAGCAGACAACATAGAGCAAATGAGAATTATCAGCTTATCTACTAGTATTATCCTTGATTCCATCATCCACAAATAGCCTCCACTGCTAATCTCTTCATTGTTCCAGGACATGGGTCCCCCCCAAAGACCTCAGGAACTACACTAATCGAGCACCGTTGCTGACCAATACACTTCTGCAATACAAACTCGAATTAGATTCTCGACTAACAAAATTTACAGCATTTGGTGCCTTGTGTGGCCTAGATTCTACTGATTGCTTCTCTTTTTCAGAAAGCAAAAGCTTCCAGAGGATCAAGAGCTTTTGCCTAAGCTGGAAGCAAAGATGAGCTTTTGGGACACAAAATCAGAAGCTGCAACTTGAATCTTCTGCTTTTGTTATACTGCAAAGCTTCTAGTGCTTCTTCCGAACAGTTTTACTCAAACAACATTGTGCAAAAACTCACAGTTACCTTCTCGAAAGGATCATACGACTTGTGGGCATGGCAGCTTCCCTCTGAGAAGTTTCCGCATACTCCTCGGGGTGTTCCAAAGCTCGCAAACGTGATCTTTGTTatcttctttccaaaatcaCAGAGCAAATGAACTTTCGAATTCTCGTTTTCTTTTGTATGCCAATTTCTCATCGATGGTTGCATCTCGAAAACATTGGCACAAACACTACCAATAGTTCTCTTCACCATAGAGATGCCAGTAGGATCACTGCCCCACTCTTCAAAGACAACCAACAGGTTCCCAGTTGGGTTCAGCCAAGACCGAGGAACATGATACCTGAGAGAGAAGGCAATTGTATTATTAACGGGGGGAGGTAGGGTTGGTTGATAGTAACCACAGCTAAATCTAAATTTCTATATATCTTCGAGAAATGTTGTTGGTTGCAAAACAATGTAGTTCAATCATCATTGGAAAATGTAGGTGTATATTAGAGAGAGTTTTCAAGAGAGTAGATTAGTAAGAAATTACACTATACAAGGGCAAATATGAAAAGTCACATTTTTCAGGGATATGACTGTATAATTTGGCAGAGGCATGCTGTTAAACATCTCTAAAAATAAAGGCATATCATAAGCTACCCGAATCGTCATTGGAATTTGAATAAAAGAAGTGTAACTACCATCTTTGAGAGGGCTCTCCGCAGTTGGTCTGACATTTGGTCTCATTATAAGTTCCACGGTAGTCACAATCACTACAATCTCCATATGCTTTATAGCCAGGCCAATACCGACCAATGCCTTGACCATTGATCCATGCCTGACCTTTCCCCATGTTGCTCATATCTAAAGCCAATGGTTCATCCCCATCCGGTGCATTGAAGAAAGCCTAAAGATAAAGAAGTATTACCAAGAcacccaagaaaaaaaatgatttactTCGAGGAATAATCAAAGTTCTAGAGTTCAAAAAGGAAAATCATTACCTTGTACCACATAAGAGGCTGTTCTTGAGGAACTTCTCCCCACTCGAGTAAGGAGCTTCCACTCAGTGAATGCAGACCCAAAGTTTCACCTTTCAAACCAACCTGCATTTTGTAATTGAATTAATGAgctaaaataagaaattaattccTGAAAAGAAAAATTCGGTGAAATATGATTAacctgaatttttatttttaaaaaaaaaagaaaaaaaaaacctgataGGTCCATTTCTGCCATGTGAGATCTCTCCTTCCCTCGTTGAGACCATTTAGCATCACAGGACCAAGAACCCCGGCATTCCATGTCTCAAAATGCTCACCTACATTCTATAATGCATCATAAAAGGTCAAGTTCGAATAACATATTTGCGATAATAGCATGCGATATATATTATTTGGCATCAGATTGGAGCAACAATGAGCTTACAGGGAGCCCAACCGACACGCTTAAGATGGAAATGGTGTTGCTTCCCACCCAaagattcacatttccagtatACGTCAACTTTGGATCCTCTATACTACCATATACGGTACCTGAAAATAAAGAAGAGTCAGTACACAATACAAGTGAGTCGAATATACGACAAAGGAAAGAGCTTTCGCATTTCAACAGTTACTATATGTAGGGACTTTTGCAACACCAatgcaaaatttgaattttcacaTATAACCCTTGAAAGTGTTGTCCACTACATAAATACCGTTATATTTAAGTAGCAGATTGAACCAATTCATGAGGAAGTTGTTTTGAATTGTTAAAAGTTTTTCCGCGGCTATGATGGCACTATTTGTAACAAACTCAGTTTTTGAAGGgcctaaaaagttttttttgctTATGCAGGGCTATAtgtgtaaatagataattttgtgAAACTATATATGTACATCTTTTTTGCTATTAAAATTTTCCTAGTGGGTAGGGTGGAGTAGCAAACCAATTAGTTGTCTGTTAATGAAGACATGCAAAGAATGACCAGCTGACATCACGGTGAGGACAGGAGACTGCCCGTTCTGTAAAAATCGTTCATCCTGGCCAATGTCAACACTGAAGAAGAAACTCTCATCGGAACGATATTAACATTAAGACTCTTAAAATCAAGGATCTTATTTGAATTTAGCTACTTACTATGTTGTATACCACAAATAGTCTGTATTATCTCGTGTCACATTTATCTGCTCCAATAGCCCAACTGTTGTGAATGATTCATCATTAGACGAGGTTATCTCTTCATTGAACGATTGCCATGAAAACCCTCCAACCCGTTCCATTGTCATCTGTGAGGTCTGAACTCCTACCTGTTTAGGATCATTGAATTTGtgcaaaaatatcaaataaataaattttctgtATATATTCAGTGAATAAAATTATCACAACTCAACGCTGAAATTGCATACATAGGGAAGTGATACCCAAGCAAGCTTTAGTATTTTTGGGGAACAACAAGAAAATCGTATATCTACAGGGAATTGGCTAAACTTATTGACTTTCTCACCCTTGCAGTGTTGAAAACTGTTGTTTTGCAATCAGGAAGAATACTTATGGACCAGGGCGGAAGATGATAGTGCACTCCATTAAATGTTACTCTTGCAGAAGACTCTGAATCATAGTTTGCAAGAAAAGCGGCACAATATCCTGAGCTTGACCTAAAAACAGAAGCCTACAGATAGGAAGTCAGAATGGATGTGAATTATTTAAGGGAAACCTGATTCAACAAGAAAGAATTATAGCAAATTAAAACCTGCTGAGAATTTCCGAGTGAGATCACTACAGGATCACTGGAAATCAGAGCTGGCTCACACAACTTGATGGCTTTGTGCAAGCCTCTTAAGTGACCCCATTTTGGTTGTCGTAATAGACCTGGAAAAAAGCACAAAGCACAATGGGGTttcctacaaaaaaaaaatctttgcaAGTGGTGCAATTGTGGAGAATATTTATGCCTGCCACATCtagcaataaaaatatttcaataaatATAATCGTTAAGATCAGAAAAAGCATCCTAGTCTTATTGCTCGCTGCATGATAGAAGCTTGCCGAATGACCTGTAATTATATTTAGATATCATTCTTAAGTCAGCTAAAACTGAAATCTGTAAGTTATAAAAAGCCAACACATGCTAGTTATAGGAATATTTCCTTCAGGGGCAATCTTCCATTTTTGGCCAAATTGCACCAGCAATCCCCAACCATCTTAGAGGTTTTGATTTATCCCAAACCTTTCAATTGTTACAACTGGGTACCAAATCTTTGCATCTTGTCGCAATGTTATCCTTTTCAATAAATTCCTTGATTAAATTGGATGGAGATGCTTGCCTAAGCACCATATAGTAAGTCCAAAAGTCACCAGCATTTAGATATGACTACTTGGATAATTACGTCCAAGTTGATCGAGGAACATAATCATTAATCAACAGCGTAGGATTGAAACAGAAGGCTCTTTACGTGCTTTTGACGAAGAATGCTTTATCCGGTTTGTTTGATGGAGGAggaaattacaaatatatttctttgaGAAGCAGTAGAATTAGACAGACAGTAAAAGCGCAAACCCATAAGATAGAAGAGCATTTATATGCTCACCATACTCATCTATTGGAGCATCATAGTCATAACTAGTTGCAATA
This region includes:
- the LOC109717677 gene encoding 1-aminocyclopropane-1-carboxylate oxidase 1-like; the protein is MAIPVVNLAALDGEKRRETMSLLHEACAKWGFFWVENHGIDAALLERVKKFANAHYEDFLKQKFYNSELAKGLGPQTNAAEVDWECTYYLQHQPVCNINDFPDITAEFRQTMDEYIKQLVKVAEKLAESLSENLGLEIDYLKKTFSPPFVGTKVAIYPQCPEPEYVTGFRAHTDAGGIILLLQDDTVPGLEFFKDGEWVPISPTKDNRIFVNIGDQIEVVSNGTYKSILHRVTAPKEGNRLSIAMFYNPGNGVVISPVPKLLYPSGYRFREYLEYYFGTKFSDKVARFQTLREVFK
- the LOC109717383 gene encoding beta-galactosidase 2-like isoform X2 — its product is MPNLTKMWPDLIQKAKDGGLDVIQTYVFWNGHEPVPGQYYFEGRYDLVQFIKLVHRAGLYVHLRIGPYICAEWNFGGFPVWLKYIPGIRFRTDNEPFKAAMANFTAKIVNMMKSEGLFEWQGGPIILSQIENEFGPLEWDQGEPAKAYASWAANMAVGLNTGVPWVMCKEEDAPDPVIDTCNGFYCDYYTPSKPYKPMMWTEAWTAWYTGFGIPVPHRPVEDLAFSVAKFIQKGGSFVNYYMYHGGTNFGRTAGGPFIATSYDYDAPIDEYGLLRQPKWGHLRGLHKAIKLCEPALISSDPVVISLGNSQQASVFRSSSGYCAAFLANYDSESSARVTFNGVHYHLPPWSISILPDCKTTVFNTARVGVQTSQMTMERVGGFSWQSFNEEITSSNDESFTTVGLLEQINVTRDNTDYLWYTTYVDIGQDERFLQNGQSPVLTVMSAGHSLHVFINRQLIGTVYGSIEDPKLTYTGNVNLWVGSNTISILSVSVGLPNVGEHFETWNAGVLGPVMLNGLNEGRRDLTWQKWTYQVGLKGETLGLHSLSGSSLLEWGEVPQEQPLMWYKAFFNAPDGDEPLALDMSNMGKGQAWINGQGIGRYWPGYKAYGDCSDCDYRGTYNETKCQTNCGEPSQRWYHVPRSWLNPTGNLLVVFEEWGSDPTGISMVKRTIGSVCANVFEMQPSMRNWHTKENENSKVHLLCDFGKKITKITFASFGTPRGVCGNFSEGSCHAHKSYDPFEKKCIGQQRCSISVVPEVFGGDPCPGTMKRLAVEAICG
- the LOC109717383 gene encoding beta-galactosidase 2-like isoform X1; amino-acid sequence: MALTPLMSSTAVVLMAFAAAAAVALHPAVAAVSYDRKALVINGRRRILISGSIHYPRSVPEMWPDLIQKAKDGGLDVIQTYVFWNGHEPVPGQYYFEGRYDLVQFIKLVHRAGLYVHLRIGPYICAEWNFGGFPVWLKYIPGIRFRTDNEPFKAAMANFTAKIVNMMKSEGLFEWQGGPIILSQIENEFGPLEWDQGEPAKAYASWAANMAVGLNTGVPWVMCKEEDAPDPVIDTCNGFYCDYYTPSKPYKPMMWTEAWTAWYTGFGIPVPHRPVEDLAFSVAKFIQKGGSFVNYYMYHGGTNFGRTAGGPFIATSYDYDAPIDEYGLLRQPKWGHLRGLHKAIKLCEPALISSDPVVISLGNSQQASVFRSSSGYCAAFLANYDSESSARVTFNGVHYHLPPWSISILPDCKTTVFNTARVGVQTSQMTMERVGGFSWQSFNEEITSSNDESFTTVGLLEQINVTRDNTDYLWYTTYVDIGQDERFLQNGQSPVLTVMSAGHSLHVFINRQLIGTVYGSIEDPKLTYTGNVNLWVGSNTISILSVSVGLPNVGEHFETWNAGVLGPVMLNGLNEGRRDLTWQKWTYQVGLKGETLGLHSLSGSSLLEWGEVPQEQPLMWYKAFFNAPDGDEPLALDMSNMGKGQAWINGQGIGRYWPGYKAYGDCSDCDYRGTYNETKCQTNCGEPSQRWYHVPRSWLNPTGNLLVVFEEWGSDPTGISMVKRTIGSVCANVFEMQPSMRNWHTKENENSKVHLLCDFGKKITKITFASFGTPRGVCGNFSEGSCHAHKSYDPFEKKCIGQQRCSISVVPEVFGGDPCPGTMKRLAVEAICG